The following coding sequences lie in one Sus scrofa isolate TJ Tabasco breed Duroc unplaced genomic scaffold, Sscrofa11.1 Contig1193, whole genome shotgun sequence genomic window:
- the LOC110258054 gene encoding olfactory receptor 12D3-like: MENVTTVDEFLLLELTSNQELQPIIFMTLLVVYIIDLFGNGSILVVVTSEPRLYSPMYFFLGNLSCLDICYSSVTLPMLMANLFSTHKAISFLGCISQLHFFHFLGGTEALLLAVMGFDRFVAICYPLRYTVIMNLRVCILLAAVAWITSFFYALMHSVMTARLNFCHSLKLSYFFCDVKPLLELACGDIWLNRWLIFIVTGSLSMAACFLTLLSYFYIITFLLLKHRSCHMLHKALSTCASHFMVVSLFYGTVGLTYIPPASATSVSQARYVAVIHTTVTSVLNPLIYTLRNKEVKLALRRVFGRKWKLSV; the protein is encoded by the coding sequence ATGGAGAACGTCACCACAGTGGATGAGTTTCTTCTGCTGGAACTGACTTCCAATCAGGAGCTGCAACCGATCATCTTCATGACCCTCTTGGTTGTGTACATTATAGATCTGTTTGGAAATGGGTCCATATTAGTGGTCGTCACCTCAGAGCCAAGACTCTACtctcccatgtattttttcctgggAAATCTTTCTTGTCTGGATATCTGCTATTCTTCAGTGACACTGCCCATGCTAATGGCAAACCTCTTCTCCACTCACAAGGCCATATCCTTCCTAGGCTGCATCAGTCAGCTCCACTTCTTCCACTTTCTGGGCGGCACCGAGGCCCTTTTGCTGGCCGTGATGGGCTTTGACCGATTCGTGGCCATCTGCTACCCGCTTCGCTACACTGTCATCATGAACCTCCGGGTGTGTATTCTCttggcagctgtggcctggatcacCAGCTTCTTTTATGCTCTGATGCATTCCGTCATGACCGCACGCCTGAACTTTTGCCACTCTCTGAAACTCAGCTACTTCTTCTGTGATGTGAAGCCCCTCTTAGAGTTGGCTTGTGGTGACATTTGGCTCAATCGATGGCTCATTTTTATTGTCACGGGCAGCTTATCTATGGCAGCGTGTTTTCTCACTCTCCTCTCCTACTTCTACATCATCACCTTTCTTCTCCTCAAGCACCGGTCCTGCCACATGCTCCACAAGGCTCTGTCCACTTGTGCCTCCCATTTCATGGTGGTGTCTCTCTTCTATGGAACTGTGGGGCTCACATACATCCCCCCTGCCTCTGCCACATCTGTATCACAGGCACGGTACGTGGCTGTCATACACACCACTGTGACTTCGGTGCTGAATCCACTGATATACACCCTTAGGAATAAGGAAGTGAAGTTGGCTCTGAGGAGAGTCTTTGGGAGGAAAT